The following DNA comes from Nothobranchius furzeri strain GRZ-AD chromosome 19, NfurGRZ-RIMD1, whole genome shotgun sequence.
acatagagacagctgcacgtggagacagctgcacatgggagacagctgcatatagagacagctgcacatgggagacagctgcacatagagacagctgcacgtggagacagctgcacatgggagacagctgcatatagagacagctgcacatgggagacagctgcatatagagacagctgcacgtggagacagctgcacatgggagacagctgcatatagagacagctgcacatggtagacagctgcacatgggagacagctgcatatagagacagctgcatgtggagacagctgcacatgggagacagctgcacgtggagacagctgcacatagagacagctgcacatggagacagctgcacgtggagacagctgcacatgggagacagctgcatatagagacagctgcacatgggagacagctgcacatgtggagacagctgcatatagagacagctgcatatagagacagctgcacgtggagacagctgcacatgggagacagctgcacgtggagacagctgcacatagagacagctgcatatagagacagctgcacgtggagacagctgcacatagagaatgctgcacatgggagacagcagcacgtggagacagctgcacatgggagacagctgcatgtggagacagctgcatgtggagacagctgcacatagagacagctgcacatgggagacagctgcacatagagacagctgcatatagagacagctgcacatgggagacagctgcacatagagacagctgcacatgggagacagctgcacatagagacagctgcacatagagacagctgcacatgggagacagctgcacgtggagacagctgcacatagagacagctgcatgtggagacagctgcacatgggagacagctgcacatagagacagctgcatatagagaatgctgcacatgggagacagctgcacatgggagacagcagcacgtggagacagctgcatgtggagacagctgcacatagagacagctgcacatgggagacagctgcacatagacagctgcatatagagacagctgcacatgggagacagctgcacgtggagacagctgcacttagagacagctgcacgtggagacagctgcacatgggagacagctgcacgtggagacagctgcacatagagacagctgcacatggagacagctgcacgtggagacagctgcacgtggagacagctgcacatgggagacagctgcacatgggagacagctgcatatagagacagctgcatgtagagacagctgcacatgggagacagctgcatgtggagacagctgcacatgggagacagctgcatatagagacagctgcacatgggagacagctgcatgtggagacagctgcacatgggagacagctgTAACACATTTCAGACTTGCTGCTGTCAGGCTTCACCATCATCTTGGCAGCAGCAGGAGGCCATCTTTACCTTCAAGGTCCTTCACGGCCAGTAGCACctgaaacagaaaaccagaaatgTTCAAGACTCCTCCCACActgccatgcacacacacacacacacacatgcatttatgcacacacacacacacacacacgcatttatgcacacacacacacacacatttaaacacacacatacacacatttgaacacacatgcgcacacacatacatttatgcGCACACACGCATTtatatcaagcccccacaatgcggctcaaaaattgagccctACCCGGACGTaagaaaattgcagttccaccctcatccactaggggctggtgtcagaagcagcaaatcctcattgactcccatgttaaaaataccaatttcacagcagaaataaacatgtttacagcctggtaccagaacatgtttttggtttaaatgatctagtttacactcatgacaactctgagggggctgaatgtttttctcactcttctgtttaagtgtattaaaagcccaaaattctgtataattaatgagcatcagacccacgtgaccacagagctagctccgggaaaaggcctcagtagagcctcggtctggcctggaaactgctccgggattttgagtctctgtgtttgtgtattctgttttggatattatttgtgcaattgttggacaaaatgacttgctgtggcattaattgcactaatagagcgtccaaggagtctccacttcattttttcggtaagtaaaattatatttatgtattttaggtcactgccgagctgagcttagattttaacatgtactgtttaaccatgacatttaaatgtaatagggtaaaacccagtgcgtttaacataatgctgcactttagaaaatgggttgaaatataacatgttggtggagctgggttcccactatcggcttgtggagctctcgggagacctctgtgttccacccggttttacccagcggtcagcccggcgtatctctgactcagaagctctggtgttgtgcacagttaactccggttgtagctaggttgctacctccgttagcttagctcccacctccgcgttagctttgggttagcttcaggttagcttgtagctagtccgaccgggtgtcgtcagttgatcccagccttacagccccaccctcagctcctcctctcttcccttttatggaattgtctgggcttgacggaacctgtgacacggtcaaaatggcggtggtggccacctcccatttatcttcaaaagcgTGTTATtgggtctatggaaacccattgtccaattttTATGTCGATGATTTATACACACACGTACAAAAACACATACACCGACAACTGAACTCATCACGCTGCtgaatgaggtcaaaggtcaacagcTGATGGCAGAAGAGTTGGCGACCCCCAGCAGGTCGTCCCTCATGGTGCTGCCACACCTGAGTTCCATTAATCAGACTTTTTCTTCCTGCTTTTCAAGTGAGAAACAAAATAATTTGTTGGTTTGAAATCTGTTACCAGTAACACCAGAACAGCTCTGGCTTCACATTTGTCTTCTTTTGGCCCAGTTCCAGAACACTGGATGGAAAAGGTCCCTCAGAACCGGGCCAGGCTTGCATATTCACCAGAGTGAAGGTCCAGTTTGTCCTTGCCCGGTTCTGAAGTAGTTCAGAGTTTATTTGTCTTTAGGAAGTTGGTCAGAATCAGCCCTAAACCTTCAGCCCATCCAGGGAACAACCTAACCGGGATGAAGATGCGTTGCTATGGCAACATGTGCTTTTTGTGGTGAGCAGACAGTGGATGCTCCTCCTGTAGGTGGTGTATGGGGCCACAGATCAGCTCCTTTCTTCTGCTTGGAGGATGGATACCACTTCTTCTGTGAAACTATGACGAAGGTAACTGGTTAGATGACCATGCCTAACCCTAGTTCCCCAGAGCACAACCTCTAAAGTTCCCTTTGGGAATAACGAAGTCCTTGGTGGGAATGTTCACTAAGGTCTAACCTTCATttctccagacaggaagtcaagagCGTCCTGTCTGGTAATGACTTCATCCCTCTGGTCCGGAGGGTGGTCCACCTCGCCAGAGCCCACGGTCATCACATGACTGCTGGCTGACTTGGGGGGGCACCAAGGATCTAATGCTCTTATATGATTGGTCATTCTCCAACAGATCGCAGGCATAAAGGAGGCCTTGGACTGTGACTGCAGTCGTTTACCTGAGGAGGAACGGATGACTGAAGATGTAAGCATCAGTAACGCTGCAGAAGACTTTATTATCTTTATTAGCTGGAATGCTAGCACGAGCCTTCGCCCGCTACGTTAGCCGTGGTCCACAGACCATCGCTAACAAACACGAGAACAGGTTACAAAACAGCCGCGGTGCACGGCGGGTGATGCCAACCTCGGCTGTGTGAGGAAACATCAACAGAGCGGCTGCATCAAGTCATTCATTCTAGAATGCCCTCATCTAAACACGCTCCCACGGGCTGCTGCTACAAACCTGCTGAGTCACCGCGGCGGCGGTTCTGGAGatcagttcacacacacacacacacatcattattATTTCTAAGAGAGTTTAAACTAAACCGCTTTTGGGTTCTCCAGAACCTCCAGGAGGCAGCAGCTGGACTCTGAACTGGAACCAACAGAAGTTTACCGGTCAGAACTAAAAGTTTCAGGCCTGCTCAGAGTTTCATGTGTCTAAACCCAGACAGGACCAGGACCGGTTCAGACTGGATCAGACGTCACCAACACGAGGACTGGGCTCCGCTCGCTCCCTCAGACCTTCTCACCACTGGTTGCTTTGTGTAGAAGTTGGCAGCCAGGCGGGCCATGCGTTTGTTGAGCAGCTGGCAGGACGGCGCTTGGTCCTGGATGGAAAAGTCTCGGAGGGACACGTCGGCGTCGGGCAGATCATCGGGCAGCCTGCTCTGTCCGTCCGCGGGCCGCCACAGTTTAGGGTGGAAGCAGCAGTAGTAGAAGGCTTTGAGCAGGAGGCCCAGGAGGTAGGTGAGAGGAAGagcaagcagcaggaccagggcgtaTGGTTCTGCTCCAACCGGGTCTCTGTAGAACCACCAGGTCACCAGCAGGACCACTCCGTCCACGATGATGAAGGAATGATAGATGAGGCTCCGGCTGCGCGTCCGGCCCTCCGCCACGTTAAACCAGCTGAAATACCAGATGAGCCCCACCGTGGAGCGGTAAAGCCACTCCCCCGCGGCGCTGTCCATGAAGTCCGTCCTCTGTCTCCACGCCCAGATGAAGAAGACGAGCCACAGCAGAGCAAAGTGAAGAGCGATGAAACCGGGCAGCACAGAGGAGAAGAGGGCGAGAGCGGCCAAACGAGGACCAATCAGCAGCAGGTTCCACAGGAAGTAGATCAGAGAGGAACCCCAGCGCTGCTTGGCTTTATCCGGGAGGAAGGCCCGCAGGGAGCGGTGGTAGTCCACCACCATCCAGGCGATGGAGGTGGTGGATGCGGCGACGCTCACAACTACAGAGACACACACAGCAAGTGTCAACGGGGCTCCAGTCTCCCCGGAGGTCCGGCTGACCTTTCACCCCACGTTTAGCAGCTGATGTGCGTTTGGGTCAAACAAGGGGAAGGAGGACTCACACTGAACGGTTTTGGCCTTGTTGGTGCGCAGCATGACGTAGATCATCAGGATGAGCTGAGGAGCGCTCTCACAGAAGGTTTCGATCAGACGGAGCATGCTCAGATCGTGCGTGAGGTAGACGGCGTACTCCGAGCCCCCCTCCTTCCTCCACCACACCCTGAAGCCCTGGCGTATGGCGGAGACGTGTCTGTGGAGACATCAGACGTGACATCACACCTGGAGCTGCTCAGcttccgacccccccccccccccacacacacacacacacgcacctatacacacacatacacacacacacacacacacacacacgcacctatacacacacatacacacacacacacacacacacatctatacacacacacgcacacatctatacacacacacatactcacacacacatctatacacacacacacactcacacacacatctatacacacacacatactcacacacacacactcacacacacatacacaaacacacacatctatacacacacgcatctatacacacacacacacacacacacacacgcacacatactcacacacacacactcacacacacatacacaaacacacacatctatacacacacgcatctatacacacacgcacctatacacacacacacacacacacacacacgcacacatctatacacacacgcatctatacacacacacatacacacacacacactgacacacacatacacaaacacacacgcacctatacacacacacacacacacacgcacacatctatacacacacgcacctatacacacacacatactcacacacacacacacgcacactcacacacacatacacacacacatactcacacacacacgcacacatctatacacacacacatactcacacacacacacacgcacactcacacacacatacacacacacatacacaaacacacacatctatacacacacgcatctatacacacacacacacacacacacacacgcacacatactcacacacacacactcacacacacatacacaaacacacacatctatacacacacgcatctatacacacacgcacctatacacacacacacacacacacacacacgcacacatctatacacacacgcacctatacacacacacatactcacacacacacacacgcacactcacacaca
Coding sequences within:
- the xkr8.3 gene encoding XK-related protein 8.3, translated to MLASQLQVSGSDPPRTRTMQNGTFSSYSWIDFMFSVVGVCTFLLDWGCDLWVAREFYCNRDFFWFGVLVGLMVLSSVVVQMFSWFWFQYDRKLPGFGSGSESVLCGDRGRIFCLLHVLQLGFLFRHVSAIRQGFRVWWRKEGGSEYAVYLTHDLSMLRLIETFCESAPQLILMIYVMLRTNKAKTVQFVSVAASTTSIAWMVVDYHRSLRAFLPDKAKQRWGSSLIYFLWNLLLIGPRLAALALFSSVLPGFIALHFALLWLVFFIWAWRQRTDFMDSAAGEWLYRSTVGLIWYFSWFNVAEGRTRSRSLIYHSFIIVDGVVLLVTWWFYRDPVGAEPYALVLLLALPLTYLLGLLLKAFYYCCFHPKLWRPADGQSRLPDDLPDADVSLRDFSIQDQAPSCQLLNKRMARLAANFYTKQPVVRRSEGASGAQSSCW